In Aliamphritea ceti, a single window of DNA contains:
- a CDS encoding FadR/GntR family transcriptional regulator: MAISRSDQLVQDIKQAFFRGEYLPGQALSSQRSMSESLSLSRSTVREAMGQLESEGFINVRPGGKTYCNNLLEVCFDMPLEGLGDNPEFQQQVLEVRAMLEGEAAYYAALRATDAQLERVDKEYQQLLKRDKGETTLAKAKEDLRFHMLIAEASQHLLVVSFSEIFYSRFFNAIYGVLSRTLKKRGRYPDGIRAQHASIHQAVMARDPDAAREAATNHILYTLKQLSANE; encoded by the coding sequence ATGGCTATTTCGCGTAGCGATCAGTTAGTACAGGACATAAAACAGGCGTTTTTCCGCGGCGAATATCTGCCCGGGCAGGCGTTGTCGTCACAGCGAAGCATGTCTGAAAGCCTTAGCTTGTCGCGTTCAACTGTACGTGAAGCCATGGGGCAACTGGAAAGTGAAGGCTTTATCAACGTACGGCCGGGTGGCAAAACATACTGTAATAACTTGCTGGAAGTTTGTTTCGATATGCCGCTGGAAGGGCTTGGCGATAATCCGGAGTTTCAGCAGCAGGTGCTCGAGGTTCGTGCGATGCTGGAAGGAGAGGCTGCATACTATGCTGCTCTGCGGGCTACAGATGCTCAGCTGGAGCGGGTTGATAAGGAATATCAGCAATTGCTGAAGCGGGATAAAGGCGAGACAACTTTAGCCAAGGCGAAGGAAGATCTGCGCTTTCATATGCTGATCGCAGAAGCATCTCAGCACTTATTAGTGGTGTCGTTCAGCGAAATTTTTTATAGCCGGTTTTTTAATGCGATTTACGGTGTGCTTTCCCGCACGCTGAAAAAACGTGGCCGTTATCCTGATGGTATTCGGGCCCAGCATGCCAGCATTCATCAGGCTGTTATGGCGCGGGATCCGGATGCTGCCAGAGAAGCTGCAACCAATCATATTCTCTATACGCTTAAGCAGCTGAGCGCGAATGAATAA
- a CDS encoding flagellinolysin translates to MALVLNSNIASMNARRQLADNAGSLSNAMERLSSGKRINSAKDDAAGLAISNRMTSQIRGVNQAVRNANDGVSMLQVAEGALDQSTNILQRMRELSVQSASGTYSSGDRGAINAEFQQLSKELDRIAETTSFNGQTILDGSQSDVALQVGSDSDQTISFQLQSMDSKTLGLSSGAAGLTGAEINIDSNTGKLATDLGHAIAINGQNIGNINAGDSLNTLLERINDDIDGVSASTVMGVTATSVGNGVLIASDSVTLKVFGLDGSASTYTVSSTNTLDELAEKINLQTSGKLQATVDDGKLAINSDSVSTILIQDSTSGTASGFNTTSISNQDIANIVEGLNSYWVSEAEDRIEQFFGIKGSGEDITLNLFTDAQFGQVASVSWTMVNPATGEALDLSLNIDLADYVGITLPDGGSGNASLERVIAHEMVHAVMAVTMDLTDVGGGVRITGGAALPGWFTEGVAELIHGADERVVQENSYIDTEAEFETLFDATKASGSPTDPGGYSVAYLAAKMLQDDIYANDTDGIKLLFDELETGDTLDQAIQDLNAAGKTQFTDLAAFETYFRANGFEYSTGAGPFASSTLNLVDADTGSIGGSDYGNASLSSSSVFANVANQPAQDFNLIVPDQYSGTYFTADAQLVLSADDGGAVTVTKTASGSDLDLENFGFREIAKQGEVVSEGLNSTEQQTALAKGDLIINDIEIAKVESTGGLMGKIDAINAATSETGVIASIVADESFRISNDSTTAYTTAAGGISIVNNGVFGINGVGMLINANDTAADIAATINSYTFAHSASAYVSDEGKLHVFSESVMNLGDSVGGALVTELGFVNSGAAGNGSIKIRGEEVALSDLSDAQTIVTELNAASGNTGVTAKLDDNGELQLTGNTAVRISLGNTNGLQTLEALGISFGVNGGENLFDNDGDKLLGDEVFILEARIKLASASGNSISVDVTDNGKTATGLADMNSLSGSGSGSSLAGQSITTAAGAQKAIGVIDNAIISIGETRSEIGAVINRLEFTISNLSNVSENASTARSRILDADFASESANLSRAQILQQAGTAMLAQANAAPQQILSLLQ, encoded by the coding sequence ATGGCATTAGTTCTTAACAGCAATATTGCTTCCATGAATGCACGCAGGCAACTGGCAGATAACGCCGGTAGCTTGAGCAATGCTATGGAGCGATTGTCATCTGGAAAGCGCATTAACAGCGCTAAAGACGACGCTGCAGGACTGGCTATTTCCAACCGTATGACATCTCAGATTCGTGGTGTGAATCAGGCTGTGCGAAATGCCAATGATGGTGTTTCAATGTTACAGGTAGCGGAAGGCGCACTGGATCAGAGCACGAATATACTTCAACGGATGCGGGAATTATCGGTACAGTCTGCTTCAGGTACCTATTCAAGTGGTGACCGTGGGGCGATCAATGCGGAATTTCAACAGTTATCCAAAGAGTTGGACCGAATCGCAGAAACAACCAGTTTTAATGGCCAGACAATTCTTGATGGCTCTCAGTCTGATGTAGCTCTACAGGTCGGTTCCGATTCAGATCAGACAATTTCTTTTCAGCTTCAGTCAATGGATTCTAAAACATTGGGGTTGAGTAGTGGTGCTGCTGGGCTTACCGGTGCTGAAATCAATATTGATAGTAATACCGGTAAATTAGCGACTGATCTGGGCCATGCGATTGCTATTAATGGTCAGAATATCGGGAACATCAACGCGGGTGATAGTTTAAACACCCTGTTAGAACGAATTAATGACGATATCGACGGTGTTAGTGCCAGTACTGTAATGGGTGTTACAGCGACATCTGTCGGTAATGGAGTTCTAATCGCTTCTGATAGTGTTACTTTGAAAGTGTTTGGGCTGGATGGCAGTGCCAGCACGTATACCGTTTCGTCTACAAATACCTTGGATGAGCTTGCTGAAAAAATTAATCTGCAAACGTCAGGTAAGTTACAGGCCACGGTAGATGACGGAAAGTTGGCTATTAACAGCGATTCTGTATCGACCATTTTAATTCAGGATTCAACTTCTGGAACTGCCAGTGGCTTTAATACGACGAGTATCAGCAATCAGGATATTGCCAATATAGTTGAAGGTCTGAATAGCTATTGGGTCAGTGAAGCTGAAGATAGAATCGAACAGTTTTTTGGAATTAAAGGTTCGGGTGAAGATATAACTTTGAATCTGTTTACTGATGCGCAGTTTGGTCAGGTAGCGTCGGTTAGCTGGACTATGGTTAACCCGGCGACAGGTGAGGCATTAGACTTATCTTTAAATATTGATTTAGCTGACTATGTTGGTATCACATTGCCGGATGGTGGCAGTGGAAATGCCAGCCTGGAGCGAGTTATTGCCCACGAAATGGTGCACGCAGTTATGGCTGTGACCATGGATTTAACTGATGTGGGTGGGGGCGTACGTATTACCGGCGGCGCTGCTTTGCCTGGATGGTTCACTGAGGGGGTTGCTGAGCTGATTCATGGTGCTGACGAAAGGGTGGTTCAGGAAAACAGTTATATAGATACTGAAGCTGAATTTGAAACGTTGTTTGATGCGACAAAGGCCAGTGGTTCACCTACTGATCCAGGTGGCTATTCTGTTGCATACCTTGCTGCGAAAATGTTGCAAGATGATATTTATGCCAATGACACTGATGGTATTAAGCTTTTATTCGATGAGTTGGAAACAGGTGATACTTTAGATCAGGCTATTCAGGATCTGAATGCTGCAGGTAAAACTCAGTTTACCGATCTTGCAGCTTTTGAAACGTATTTTCGAGCGAATGGTTTTGAGTACTCAACCGGCGCGGGGCCTTTTGCTAGTTCTACATTGAATCTGGTTGATGCGGATACCGGCTCAATTGGTGGCTCTGATTATGGTAATGCTTCATTAAGTTCGAGCAGTGTATTTGCAAATGTGGCGAACCAGCCTGCGCAGGATTTTAACCTGATTGTGCCGGATCAATATTCAGGGACTTATTTTACTGCGGATGCCCAACTTGTTTTATCAGCAGATGATGGCGGTGCTGTAACCGTTACCAAAACTGCCAGCGGATCAGATTTAGATCTTGAGAACTTTGGGTTTCGCGAGATAGCTAAACAGGGTGAGGTTGTTTCAGAAGGTCTTAATTCAACAGAGCAACAGACTGCCTTAGCTAAGGGTGATTTGATTATCAATGATATTGAAATCGCTAAAGTAGAATCGACTGGCGGTCTTATGGGTAAAATCGATGCCATTAATGCTGCGACCAGTGAGACGGGTGTTATTGCAAGTATTGTTGCCGATGAGTCTTTCCGGATAAGTAATGATTCAACCACCGCATATACAACCGCGGCTGGTGGTATCAGTATTGTGAACAATGGTGTCTTTGGTATCAATGGCGTGGGTATGTTGATTAATGCCAATGATACAGCTGCAGACATTGCTGCAACGATTAACAGTTACACATTTGCACACAGTGCCAGTGCCTATGTTAGTGATGAAGGCAAGCTACACGTGTTTTCAGAATCAGTTATGAATCTTGGCGACAGTGTCGGTGGCGCTTTAGTCACTGAGCTGGGATTTGTGAACAGCGGTGCTGCAGGAAATGGCTCAATTAAAATTCGGGGCGAAGAAGTCGCGTTAAGTGATTTAAGCGATGCGCAAACAATAGTGACAGAACTCAATGCTGCCAGTGGCAACACCGGTGTAACGGCTAAGCTGGATGATAATGGTGAGCTACAGCTTACGGGTAATACGGCAGTACGGATTTCGCTTGGTAATACAAATGGATTGCAAACCCTGGAGGCTTTGGGGATCAGTTTTGGCGTTAATGGTGGAGAAAACCTGTTTGATAATGATGGTGATAAGTTGCTGGGCGATGAAGTATTTATACTTGAAGCAAGAATAAAGCTGGCATCAGCCAGCGGCAATTCTATCAGTGTCGATGTGACTGATAATGGTAAAACTGCTACAGGCTTAGCGGATATGAATTCACTCTCTGGCAGTGGTTCGGGAAGTTCTTTAGCAGGCCAGTCGATTACCACCGCTGCTGGTGCTCAGAAAGCAATTGGTGTGATTGATAACGCAATTATCAGTATTGGTGAGACCCGCTCTGAAATAGGTGCGGTTATAAATAGGCTTGAATTTACTATTTCTAATCTGTCCAACGTTTCTGAAAATGCCAGTACGGCACGGTCGCGTATTTTAGATGCAGATTTCGCTTCAGAATCTGCTAATTTAAGCCGTGCTCAGATTCTTCAACAGGCAGGAACTGCTATGCTAGCCCAGGCGAATGCTGCGCCTCAACAAATACTCAGTTTATTACAATAA
- a CDS encoding LutC/YkgG family protein has protein sequence MSRAEIFANIHRGLGREIPTDEQRQTVQNRLKAKADNIIPARAQLPQPQQIELFKSMATEAAAELIELDTLEQLPAACDDWLKTQNLNEFICASDPQLEALDWTVISAARQQRVAQVGDMAALTTSFAGIAETGTLMLYSRPESPTTLNFLPDNHLVVLHEKDILGVYEEAWKKLRNHCQTDDGLLKLPRTVNMITGPSRSADIEQTLLMGAHGPKQLVIFIIKG, from the coding sequence ATGAGCCGTGCTGAAATTTTTGCCAATATCCACCGTGGCCTTGGCCGTGAAATACCAACAGATGAGCAGCGTCAAACCGTACAGAACCGGCTCAAAGCAAAGGCTGACAACATTATTCCGGCCCGTGCACAATTACCTCAGCCACAGCAGATAGAACTGTTTAAAAGCATGGCGACAGAAGCCGCCGCTGAACTAATTGAGTTGGACACACTGGAACAATTGCCTGCCGCTTGCGATGACTGGCTGAAAACACAGAATCTTAACGAATTTATCTGTGCCAGCGACCCACAACTGGAAGCTCTGGACTGGACAGTTATCAGCGCAGCCCGACAGCAGAGAGTGGCACAGGTCGGCGATATGGCCGCTCTGACCACCAGCTTTGCAGGCATTGCTGAAACCGGCACGCTAATGCTGTACTCACGGCCGGAGAGCCCGACAACGCTTAACTTCTTGCCAGATAATCATCTGGTGGTATTACACGAGAAAGATATTCTCGGCGTATATGAAGAAGCCTGGAAGAAGCTGCGCAACCATTGCCAGACTGATGACGGATTACTGAAGCTACCCCGCACGGTAAATATGATTACCGGTCCTTCGCGCAGCGCAGATATTGAACAAACACTACTGATGGGCGCCCATGGCCCTAAGCAACTGGTGATCTTTATCATTAAAGGTTAA
- a CDS encoding (Fe-S)-binding protein yields the protein MPQQHPSEKPSPNVGLFITCLADMFRPSIGFATVKLLEQTGCRVSVPEQQTCCGQPAYNTGDRRTSAEIARMTIDAFAGYEYLVAPSGSCVGMIKYYPELFDKEDPYQQLAQELADRSYEITSFLFDVIGLEALQQQLQQLSIPRTITYHDSCSGLRQLGIKQQPRELLKQIDGLQIEEMTEAETCCGFGGTFCVKYPEISNRMVSNKSEFINDSGADTLVGGDLGCLLNMAGKLQRQTKDAPGELVEARHVVELLADMLDIPGIGEQEVRQLKDNVSAKNYALASELKSSELTGSELKTSAITAEQEAK from the coding sequence ATGCCTCAGCAACACCCATCAGAAAAGCCGTCACCGAATGTCGGTCTGTTCATTACCTGTCTGGCAGATATGTTTCGTCCCAGCATTGGTTTTGCCACCGTCAAACTGCTGGAACAAACCGGCTGCCGCGTCAGCGTACCGGAACAGCAAACCTGCTGTGGCCAGCCTGCCTATAACACCGGTGACCGGCGTACCAGCGCGGAAATAGCCCGCATGACTATTGATGCGTTTGCCGGTTATGAATATTTGGTAGCGCCTTCCGGTTCCTGTGTTGGCATGATTAAGTATTACCCTGAGCTATTTGATAAAGAAGATCCTTACCAGCAACTGGCGCAGGAACTGGCGGATCGCAGCTATGAAATTACCAGCTTCCTGTTCGACGTTATTGGCCTGGAAGCCCTGCAACAACAATTACAGCAATTAAGTATTCCCCGTACGATTACTTATCACGACTCATGCTCAGGCCTGCGACAACTAGGCATCAAACAACAGCCCAGAGAGCTACTGAAACAAATCGACGGCCTGCAAATTGAGGAAATGACTGAAGCTGAAACCTGTTGCGGTTTTGGCGGCACTTTCTGCGTCAAATACCCGGAAATATCCAACCGGATGGTAAGCAACAAATCCGAATTCATTAATGACAGTGGTGCCGACACCTTAGTCGGTGGCGACCTTGGCTGCTTGCTGAACATGGCAGGCAAACTGCAGCGACAAACCAAAGATGCACCAGGAGAATTGGTTGAAGCCCGTCACGTGGTTGAACTGCTTGCCGATATGCTCGACATTCCAGGCATTGGCGAACAAGAAGTTCGCCAGTTAAAAGACAACGTTTCCGCTAAAAATTATGCACTTGCTTCTGAATTAAAAAGCTCTGAACTAACAGGCTCTGAATTAAAAACTTCAGCAATCACAGCAGAACAGGAGGCAAAATAA
- a CDS encoding adenosylcobalamin-dependent ribonucleoside-diphosphate reductase: protein MNTFTKPVDGLSSFSSSSSLVDFQPASIDIWDTKYRLRNAEGKVLDQTMDDTFVRVAQALAEVESGSDAQAFWYSRFLWALRNGAIPAGRILANAGAQQAKKATSTVNCTVSGSIGDCMMDILGRNQQAGLTLKAGCGIGYEFSTLRPNGSFVAGAGALTGGPLAFMDVFDKTCFAVSSSGGQRGAQMATFDVGHPDVLAFIKAKREDGRLRQFNLSLLITDEFMDAVQRGSEWPLAFPLSRQEQAKQQLDLSDSDQVIWREWPLQQDYVSNEEGLVACKITERLPARELWDVIMQSTYEYAEPGFILIDQVNDQNNNWFCENIRSTNSCGEQPLPPFGSSLLGSVNLTHFVRNPFTARASFDWQSFTEVVAVFTRMLDNVVELHGLPLPEQQHEIEHKRRHGMGYMGLGSAVTMLRMSYGDEQSVAFTEAVTKRLALTGWQVGLDLAKEKGPAPIMEQMFTVTEAMLCKRPEMRRDGHQPGDQLPGRILHARYSHYMQKIAAEEPELVEQLTEFGSRFTHHSSVAPTGTIALSFGNNVSNGIEPSFAHQYSRNIQREGKKSKEKIEVFSYELLAYRQLINADSADNDLPDYFISADDIHPKQHVDIQAAAQLWLDAAISKTANVPTDYPYAKFKDIYLYAYRRGLKGCTTFRFNPEAFQGVLVKEDDLKNTRYQFTLSDGREVELAGDAKVEYDGELHTAANLFDALKEGYYGRL, encoded by the coding sequence ATGAATACATTTACGAAGCCTGTTGACGGGCTCTCTTCTTTCTCTTCATCTTCTTCTTTGGTTGACTTTCAACCAGCTTCAATTGATATCTGGGACACTAAGTACCGGTTGCGTAATGCTGAAGGTAAAGTGCTGGATCAGACAATGGACGATACTTTCGTCCGGGTTGCGCAGGCACTTGCAGAGGTTGAGTCAGGCAGTGATGCTCAGGCTTTCTGGTATAGCCGTTTTCTCTGGGCGTTACGAAACGGTGCGATCCCCGCTGGCAGAATACTGGCGAATGCCGGTGCCCAGCAGGCCAAAAAAGCCACCTCGACGGTTAATTGTACGGTATCCGGTTCAATCGGCGATTGCATGATGGATATTCTGGGGCGGAATCAACAGGCTGGCCTGACCTTAAAAGCCGGTTGCGGCATAGGTTATGAGTTCTCAACACTGCGTCCCAATGGCAGCTTTGTAGCGGGTGCCGGCGCGCTGACGGGCGGTCCGCTGGCGTTTATGGATGTGTTTGATAAGACCTGTTTTGCGGTGTCCTCATCGGGTGGCCAGCGCGGCGCGCAAATGGCGACGTTTGATGTGGGCCATCCAGACGTGTTGGCGTTTATTAAAGCCAAGCGCGAAGACGGGCGCCTGCGACAATTTAACCTTTCTCTGCTGATTACCGATGAGTTTATGGATGCGGTACAGCGTGGCAGCGAATGGCCGCTGGCTTTTCCATTGAGCCGCCAGGAGCAGGCAAAGCAACAACTGGATCTGAGTGATTCTGATCAGGTTATCTGGCGGGAATGGCCGCTGCAGCAAGATTATGTGTCAAATGAAGAGGGCTTAGTCGCCTGTAAGATTACTGAGCGTTTGCCTGCCCGTGAATTGTGGGATGTGATCATGCAGTCCACGTATGAATATGCTGAGCCGGGTTTTATTCTGATTGATCAGGTGAATGATCAGAACAACAACTGGTTCTGCGAAAATATCCGTTCGACTAATTCCTGTGGCGAACAGCCATTGCCGCCTTTTGGCAGCAGTCTACTGGGCTCAGTAAACCTGACACATTTTGTACGTAACCCGTTTACGGCCAGAGCAAGTTTTGACTGGCAAAGCTTCACCGAAGTAGTCGCCGTATTTACCCGTATGTTGGACAACGTAGTGGAACTGCACGGCCTGCCTTTGCCGGAGCAGCAGCACGAAATTGAGCATAAGCGCCGCCATGGTATGGGGTACATGGGGCTGGGTTCTGCAGTCACTATGTTACGGATGAGCTACGGCGATGAACAATCAGTGGCGTTTACTGAGGCCGTCACTAAGCGTTTAGCGCTGACCGGTTGGCAGGTAGGGCTGGATCTGGCTAAAGAAAAGGGACCTGCGCCTATCATGGAGCAAATGTTTACGGTGACGGAGGCCATGTTGTGTAAACGTCCTGAAATGCGCCGGGACGGACATCAGCCAGGTGACCAGTTGCCGGGACGGATTCTGCATGCCCGTTACAGTCACTATATGCAAAAAATAGCAGCTGAAGAGCCTGAGTTGGTGGAGCAACTGACGGAGTTCGGCAGTCGTTTTACACACCATAGCTCGGTCGCACCGACAGGCACTATTGCACTGTCATTTGGTAACAATGTCAGTAATGGTATTGAACCAAGTTTTGCCCATCAGTACAGCCGTAACATTCAGCGTGAAGGTAAGAAGAGTAAGGAAAAAATAGAGGTTTTCTCATACGAGTTACTGGCTTACCGACAGCTGATAAATGCTGATTCAGCTGATAACGACTTACCTGATTACTTCATCAGTGCGGATGATATTCATCCAAAGCAGCATGTGGATATACAGGCAGCGGCACAGCTTTGGCTGGATGCTGCTATCTCTAAAACAGCGAACGTTCCCACCGATTATCCTTACGCCAAATTCAAGGATATTTATCTTTATGCTTACCGTCGTGGCCTGAAAGGCTGCACGACATTCCGCTTCAATCCGGAAGCTTTTCAGGGCGTATTAGTAAAGGAAGACGACCTGAAAAATACCCGCTACCAGTTCACGTTGTCGGATGGCCGGGAAGTGGAGCTTGCCGGTGATGCAAAGGTTGAATATGACGGAGAACTGCATACTGCGGCCAATCTGTTTGATGCCCTCAAAGAAGGCTATTACGGCCGTTTATAA
- a CDS encoding LutB/LldF family L-lactate oxidation iron-sulfur protein, whose protein sequence is MDINTPFFKARASEALQDENLQQALGNLKQGFPHKRAIAVERMPEFDDLRDQGRDLKNHILEHLDLYLEQFESKVTENGGHVHWARTGEDANQIILDICQQVNAKTVTKGKSMVSEETGLNDYLEKNGIQPVETDLGEYILQLRGDHPSHIIAPAIHLNLEDVSEAFHQHHNKPKSDDPVTLMQEARDALREKFVVADVGITGANFCVAETGSTIIVTNEGNGDLTQTLPKTHIVITSIEKVVPTLEDMTLFLRLLARSATGQEFTVYNTLSSGPRREGDQDGPENFHVVLVDNGRSEMVGSQFQDMLRCIRCSACMNHCPVYGAVGGHSYGWVYPGPMGSVLTPKMIGIEKGAALPNASTFCGKCESVCPVRIPLPKLMRHWREDEFSKHLTPKAARYGLSSWAFLAKRPTLYRQFTKLSSWGLKLLANSSFGGDKGKLEKIPLAGGWTDFRDMPAPQGETFMQQWKQRQAANQTDGESS, encoded by the coding sequence ATGGATATTAATACTCCGTTCTTCAAAGCACGTGCCAGCGAAGCGCTTCAGGATGAAAACCTGCAACAGGCGTTGGGCAATCTGAAACAGGGCTTTCCTCACAAGCGCGCAATTGCCGTGGAACGCATGCCGGAATTTGACGACCTGCGAGACCAGGGCCGGGATCTGAAAAACCATATTCTTGAACATCTGGATCTGTATCTGGAACAGTTTGAAAGCAAAGTCACTGAAAATGGCGGCCATGTTCACTGGGCCCGTACCGGTGAAGATGCTAACCAGATCATTCTAGACATCTGCCAACAAGTAAATGCCAAAACCGTCACTAAAGGTAAATCGATGGTTTCTGAGGAAACCGGACTCAACGATTATCTGGAAAAGAATGGTATCCAGCCGGTGGAAACAGACCTCGGCGAATACATTTTACAGCTGCGCGGCGATCACCCAAGTCATATCATCGCACCGGCCATTCACCTAAATCTGGAAGATGTTTCTGAAGCCTTCCACCAGCATCATAACAAACCGAAATCTGATGATCCGGTTACCCTGATGCAGGAAGCCCGGGATGCATTACGGGAAAAGTTTGTCGTTGCTGATGTCGGAATTACCGGCGCAAATTTCTGTGTCGCAGAAACTGGCTCAACCATTATTGTCACCAACGAAGGTAATGGTGACCTGACCCAAACCTTGCCAAAAACCCATATCGTCATCACCTCTATCGAAAAAGTGGTGCCAACACTGGAAGACATGACGTTGTTCCTGCGTTTGCTGGCCCGTTCAGCAACCGGGCAGGAGTTTACTGTTTATAACACGCTGTCATCGGGCCCGCGCCGCGAAGGTGATCAGGATGGTCCTGAAAACTTCCACGTAGTACTGGTAGATAACGGCCGCAGTGAAATGGTCGGCAGCCAGTTCCAGGATATGCTTCGCTGTATTCGTTGCTCAGCCTGCATGAACCATTGTCCGGTGTATGGTGCTGTTGGTGGCCACAGCTACGGCTGGGTGTACCCAGGCCCGATGGGCTCAGTACTGACACCGAAAATGATCGGCATTGAAAAAGGCGCAGCCCTGCCAAACGCCTCAACTTTTTGCGGAAAGTGCGAGTCCGTCTGCCCGGTACGTATTCCGTTACCTAAGCTAATGCGTCACTGGCGGGAAGATGAATTCAGTAAACACCTGACACCTAAGGCAGCCCGTTACGGCCTTAGCAGCTGGGCCTTTTTAGCAAAACGCCCAACGCTTTATCGTCAGTTCACCAAGCTTTCAAGCTGGGGGCTGAAGCTATTAGCCAACAGCAGCTTTGGCGGCGACAAAGGCAAGCTGGAGAAAATCCCGCTGGCAGGTGGCTGGACCGATTTCAGGGACATGCCAGCTCCTCAGGGTGAAACCTTTATGCAGCAGTGGAAACAACGCCAGGCCGCCAACCAGACTGACGGAGAATCCTCATGA
- a CDS encoding TSCPD domain-containing protein, translating into MSQLMSSGQASVSASINRKIIACEVVKEECKDTADALSEESGSEVSSTVPVNELAMERVHENLDRPERLLGSTYKIKTPVSPHALYITINDVLLNQGTEFEQRHPYEVFINSKNMDHFMWVVALTRVLSAVFRKGGDVTFMVEELKAVFDPKGGYFKKGGRYMPSLVAEIGYAIEDHLQAIGLLENDQLDENQRQLLAAKRAEYEQRDQKQSIASETKVEASTLEADKDESGSFPAGAQLCTACHVKAAILMDGCYTCLNCAESKCG; encoded by the coding sequence ATGTCACAACTTATGTCTTCCGGTCAGGCGTCTGTATCAGCCTCTATTAACCGAAAAATTATTGCCTGCGAAGTTGTTAAAGAAGAATGTAAAGATACCGCGGATGCTTTATCTGAAGAGTCGGGATCTGAAGTTTCATCAACAGTACCCGTTAATGAACTGGCAATGGAGCGGGTACACGAGAACCTGGACAGGCCTGAGCGTTTGCTGGGCTCTACTTACAAAATCAAAACGCCAGTGTCGCCCCATGCGCTGTATATCACCATTAACGATGTATTGTTGAATCAGGGAACGGAATTTGAACAACGCCATCCTTATGAAGTTTTTATAAATTCGAAAAACATGGATCACTTTATGTGGGTGGTGGCGCTTACCCGGGTTCTTTCTGCGGTCTTTCGTAAAGGCGGAGACGTCACCTTTATGGTGGAAGAGCTTAAGGCTGTATTTGATCCCAAAGGTGGTTATTTCAAAAAGGGAGGGCGTTACATGCCGTCACTTGTTGCAGAAATAGGCTATGCCATTGAAGACCATCTGCAGGCTATTGGTTTACTTGAAAATGATCAGTTGGATGAAAATCAGCGTCAACTACTGGCGGCCAAACGGGCTGAGTATGAACAGCGTGATCAGAAGCAGAGCATAGCTAGTGAAACTAAGGTTGAAGCCAGTACTCTCGAAGCAGATAAAGATGAATCAGGTAGCTTTCCTGCCGGCGCTCAGTTGTGTACTGCCTGCCATGTTAAGGCCGCTATTCTCATGGATGGTTGTTACACCTGCCTGAATTGTGCAGAGAGTAAGTGCGGTTAA